One genomic region from Arthrobacter pigmenti encodes:
- a CDS encoding N-acetylglucosamine-6-phosphate deacetylase translates to MTEIAGVEEYVRARLVQDRTIVDDGVLAFANGRITYAGPAGEYRPASDASLVPDVSPESLILPGLVDVHCHGAFGSDFSAASVEECRAAVEFLHASGTTTLLASTMTAPLDEIEAAFAKLATLAETGVIAGIHAEGPFVSEARCGAQNPDYILDPNAVDVLRLLEAAQGRLKTMTYAPERPGADELIELLASHGVTPSLGHTDSDSATAASSLALAHQRMASAGLNGRPTVTHLFNGMPPIHHRSPGPALVCLQTAAAGNAVVELIADNHHLAPDTVRSVFGLVGADNVCLVTDSMAATGLPDGKYELGPSPVTVSDGVVTLDRTGSLAGGTATLLDIVRRTVRAGVELAGAVHSATSVPAGILGLSDELGALRKGLRADLVITTPELGLQSVMRHGQWIEPVT, encoded by the coding sequence ATGACAGAAATCGCTGGGGTGGAGGAGTATGTCCGGGCACGACTGGTGCAGGACAGGACCATTGTCGACGACGGCGTCCTCGCCTTCGCGAACGGCCGGATTACGTACGCCGGTCCTGCTGGGGAATACCGGCCTGCGTCTGATGCCTCGCTGGTTCCCGATGTTTCGCCCGAAAGCCTGATCCTTCCCGGACTTGTCGACGTTCACTGCCATGGGGCGTTTGGCTCGGACTTTTCAGCAGCCTCTGTGGAGGAGTGCCGCGCGGCGGTCGAGTTCCTTCACGCCAGTGGCACCACAACGCTGCTCGCCAGCACAATGACAGCACCGCTCGACGAGATAGAAGCCGCGTTCGCCAAGCTCGCCACGCTTGCTGAGACTGGTGTTATCGCAGGAATTCATGCGGAGGGACCGTTTGTTTCCGAGGCCCGTTGCGGCGCCCAGAATCCTGATTACATTCTCGACCCTAACGCTGTCGATGTACTGCGGTTGCTCGAGGCGGCACAGGGCCGGCTCAAGACGATGACCTACGCGCCCGAACGCCCCGGGGCCGATGAGCTCATCGAACTGCTGGCCAGTCACGGAGTCACGCCTTCGCTCGGTCACACCGACTCCGACTCGGCCACGGCTGCGTCCTCGCTGGCCCTCGCTCATCAGAGGATGGCGTCAGCGGGACTCAATGGCCGGCCAACCGTCACTCATCTGTTCAACGGAATGCCTCCGATCCATCACCGCTCGCCCGGCCCGGCACTGGTCTGCCTGCAGACCGCAGCGGCAGGTAACGCCGTTGTCGAATTGATCGCTGACAATCACCATTTGGCGCCGGATACTGTTCGGTCAGTGTTCGGGCTAGTGGGAGCGGACAATGTCTGTCTGGTCACCGATTCGATGGCCGCAACCGGGCTGCCGGACGGAAAGTATGAGCTCGGCCCCTCCCCCGTCACGGTCAGCGACGGGGTCGTGACGCTGGACAGGACCGGCAGCCTCGCCGGCGGGACAGCCACCCTGCTCGATATAGTGCGCAGGACGGTCCGGGCCGGCGTCGAGCTAGCCGGGGCCGTACACTCAGCTACCTCCGTGCCCGCCGGTATTCTCGGTCTTTCCGATGAGCTTGGAGCCCTGCGGAAAGGGCTTCGCGCGGACCTGGTCATCACCACCCCGGAACTCGGGCTGCAATCCGTGATGCGCCACGGACAATGGATTGAACCGGTTACATAA
- a CDS encoding F0F1 ATP synthase subunit gamma gives MGAQIRVYRQKIVSTTSMRKIFKAMELIATSRIGKARARVSSSLPYANAITRAVSAVASQSEIDHPLTTEPEQIRRAAVLIMTSDRGLAGSYSATVLKQAESLMELLREEGKEVKPYLVGRKAQAYFDFRGRPYEQVWTGGTDAPEFETAREIGRVLLEQFNTDYDDGGVDEIHVVYTRFRSMVTQEPTVIRLLPLEVVEEEAATESDLLPLYEYEPEPERVLDALLPRYIESRIFAALLQAAASELAARQRAMKSAGDNATELIKKYTRLRNTARQAEITQELSEIVAGADALNAS, from the coding sequence ATGGGAGCCCAGATCCGGGTCTACCGCCAGAAGATCGTGTCGACCACGTCGATGCGCAAGATCTTCAAGGCGATGGAGCTGATCGCCACCTCTCGCATTGGTAAGGCGCGCGCACGTGTATCGTCCTCGCTTCCCTACGCCAATGCAATCACCCGAGCCGTTTCTGCAGTGGCATCGCAGTCCGAGATCGATCACCCGCTCACCACGGAACCGGAGCAGATCCGCCGTGCGGCGGTCCTGATCATGACCTCGGACCGTGGTCTGGCCGGTTCGTACTCGGCTACGGTGCTCAAGCAGGCCGAGTCCCTGATGGAACTGCTGCGTGAAGAGGGCAAAGAGGTCAAGCCCTACCTGGTCGGCAGGAAGGCGCAGGCTTACTTCGACTTCCGCGGCCGGCCGTACGAACAGGTCTGGACGGGCGGTACCGACGCTCCGGAGTTTGAGACGGCACGGGAAATCGGTCGCGTTCTGCTCGAGCAGTTCAACACCGACTACGACGACGGCGGCGTTGACGAGATCCACGTCGTGTACACACGCTTCCGATCCATGGTCACCCAGGAACCAACCGTCATCCGGTTGCTGCCGCTTGAGGTTGTCGAGGAAGAGGCGGCGACGGAGTCAGACCTGCTGCCGCTGTATGAGTACGAGCCGGAGCCTGAGAGGGTTCTCGATGCTTTGCTTCCGCGGTACATCGAGTCACGCATCTTTGCGGCACTGCTCCAGGCCGCTGCGAGTGAGCTCGCGGCGCGGCAACGGGCGATGAAGTCCGCTGGAGACAATGCAACCGAGCTCATCAAGAAGTACACGCGCCTTCGCAACACCGCCCGCCAGGCGGAAATCACGCAGGAGCTGTCCGAGATCGTTGCCGGAGCTGACGCGCTCAACGCGTCCTAA
- a CDS encoding F0F1 ATP synthase subunit epsilon, whose protein sequence is MAELEVEIVAADHFVWSGAASMVKARTADGEIGILPGHSPVLAILAEGELAIQPVSGERVTVGVDGGFFSVDSNRVVIVADNARIGGAVTADAK, encoded by the coding sequence ATGGCTGAGCTCGAAGTTGAAATCGTGGCAGCGGACCACTTCGTGTGGTCCGGTGCAGCGAGCATGGTCAAGGCCCGTACGGCCGACGGTGAGATCGGGATCCTTCCCGGGCATTCCCCCGTGCTTGCGATCCTCGCCGAGGGCGAGCTCGCAATCCAGCCGGTATCCGGTGAGCGTGTAACCGTTGGCGTAGACGGCGGGTTCTTCTCGGTCGACAGCAATCGAGTGGTGATAGTCGCCGACAATGCCAGGATTGGCGGCGCCGTAACCGCAGACGCGAAGTAG
- a CDS encoding cold-shock protein gives MAQGTVKWFNAEKGFGFITPDDSEGDVFVHYSEIQTGGFRTLDENQRVQFEIGQGAKGPQATGVTAL, from the coding sequence ATGGCACAGGGAACCGTCAAGTGGTTCAACGCTGAGAAGGGCTTCGGCTTTATCACGCCGGACGACTCTGAGGGCGATGTTTTTGTTCACTACTCCGAGATCCAGACGGGTGGATTTCGCACGCTGGATGAGAACCAGCGCGTCCAGTTCGAAATCGGGCAGGGCGCCAAGGGCCCGCAGGCTACTGGAGTGACTGCACTCTAA
- a CDS encoding tetratricopeptide repeat protein: MTIPNSPGGAAPSSMNLRGAVDLSALKARAQSKGAQDSGTEAPGGASGAGETASPYIVDVTEQVFPQLVQLSAQVPVIVALGASWSDQSSQVISVLETIAVEQAGSVLLARVDFDSQPGIAQAFQAQGVPTVVAVLKGQPVPLFEGPLAEAQIRSYVDELLKVAQANGVTGSLNDAPENGAAPEEEPSEAPLPPLHQEAFDAIESGDYAAAAAAYRKALAEQPSDADAKAGLAQVELMQRLENADGTALRGAAAESPESVEAQLAVADLDLSGGHVEDAFSRLTGFIARSAGEDREAARLRLLALFDIVGPSDPRVVKARSALARALF; the protein is encoded by the coding sequence ATGACTATCCCAAACTCCCCGGGCGGCGCGGCGCCGTCGTCGATGAATCTGCGCGGCGCTGTGGATCTGTCCGCGCTCAAGGCACGCGCGCAGTCGAAGGGTGCGCAGGATTCCGGCACCGAAGCGCCCGGCGGCGCTTCTGGTGCAGGTGAAACCGCCAGCCCGTATATTGTCGATGTCACCGAGCAGGTGTTCCCGCAGCTCGTCCAGCTTTCGGCCCAGGTCCCGGTGATTGTGGCGCTCGGCGCGTCCTGGAGCGACCAGTCCTCGCAGGTCATTTCCGTCCTCGAAACGATCGCTGTGGAGCAGGCCGGCTCGGTTCTGCTCGCCCGTGTGGACTTCGATTCCCAGCCCGGAATTGCGCAGGCGTTCCAGGCTCAGGGCGTCCCTACCGTCGTCGCCGTGCTCAAGGGCCAGCCGGTACCCCTTTTCGAGGGTCCGCTCGCGGAAGCTCAGATTCGGTCCTACGTGGACGAGCTGCTGAAGGTGGCGCAGGCAAACGGGGTCACGGGCTCGCTCAATGACGCACCGGAGAACGGAGCTGCGCCTGAGGAAGAGCCCTCCGAAGCTCCGCTGCCGCCGCTCCACCAGGAAGCGTTCGATGCCATCGAGTCCGGCGACTACGCCGCTGCGGCAGCAGCTTACCGGAAGGCGCTGGCCGAACAGCCGTCCGACGCCGACGCGAAGGCCGGCCTTGCACAGGTGGAACTGATGCAGCGCCTCGAAAATGCTGATGGTACGGCGCTGCGCGGTGCCGCAGCCGAGTCCCCCGAGTCGGTGGAAGCGCAGTTGGCGGTCGCGGATCTCGATCTCTCGGGAGGGCACGTCGAGGACGCCTTCAGCAGGCTCACGGGATTCATCGCCCGTTCCGCCGGCGAAGACCGTGAAGCTGCCCGTCTTCGCCTTCTGGCGTTGTTCGACATCGTGGGCCCCAGCGACCCGCGGGTAGTGAAGGCGCGCAGCGCGCTCGCGAGGGCACTTTTCTAA
- a CDS encoding DUF2550 domain-containing protein: MNGISIAFITLAVLFALIVLLIGAFCLRRYQLRSALGTFDASICLPPAGWRMGVCRYTDMHLEWLRLMSLSPRPRHRYLRSSIELKGWRQPTEAEKSRIQPGAIVVTLTYEGEELLLAMKFDVYAGLSSWLEAGPVIGIGTWR; this comes from the coding sequence ATGAACGGCATCAGTATCGCGTTCATCACCCTCGCGGTGCTCTTTGCCCTGATCGTGCTTCTCATCGGTGCCTTCTGCCTGCGCCGCTATCAGCTACGAAGCGCACTCGGAACCTTCGACGCCTCCATCTGCCTCCCGCCCGCGGGATGGCGGATGGGGGTTTGTCGTTATACGGACATGCACCTTGAGTGGCTGCGCCTGATGTCACTCAGTCCGAGACCCCGTCACCGCTACCTGAGAAGCTCTATTGAACTCAAAGGGTGGCGTCAACCGACGGAAGCGGAAAAGTCCAGGATTCAACCTGGGGCGATCGTGGTCACGCTCACCTATGAGGGCGAGGAATTGTTACTGGCGATGAAGTTTGACGTTTACGCTGGACTTTCGTCCTGGCTGGAAGCCGGCCCCGTCATAGGGATCGGTACGTGGCGTTGA
- a CDS encoding alpha/beta hydrolase, whose protein sequence is MTSTAPAYEYADSAEPTQIRAGTVLPASRRNIELTTADGRRLVGEFAAPEGRTPTATLVTLHPLPTAGGFMDSHVYRKASFRLPALADIAVLRFNTRGTCSPRGCSEGEFDGGGAEHHDLEAAVRWVVEEGLTNVWLVGWSFGTELCLKYGAREPVAEYIEGAVLLSPPLHRADEADLDSWAAAGLPLRVLVPEHDDYLQPEEAAQRFSRVPQAEVIGVDGAKHLWVGEKYVSRVLEEIAGVVLGKPITLPNEWNGPTARAQD, encoded by the coding sequence ATGACCAGCACAGCCCCCGCATACGAGTACGCCGACAGCGCCGAACCGACCCAGATCCGGGCGGGCACAGTTCTCCCCGCCTCACGCCGGAACATCGAGCTCACTACGGCCGATGGACGCCGGCTCGTCGGTGAATTCGCTGCTCCGGAGGGCAGGACGCCGACGGCGACGCTCGTGACCCTGCATCCCCTACCGACCGCTGGTGGGTTCATGGACTCGCATGTGTACCGCAAGGCGTCTTTCCGGCTGCCCGCGTTGGCTGATATTGCCGTCCTGCGCTTCAACACGCGGGGTACCTGTTCGCCACGCGGGTGCAGCGAGGGCGAGTTCGACGGCGGCGGCGCCGAACACCACGACCTCGAAGCCGCCGTGCGGTGGGTGGTCGAAGAGGGGCTGACCAATGTCTGGCTGGTCGGCTGGAGTTTCGGCACCGAGTTGTGCCTGAAGTATGGAGCGCGGGAACCGGTCGCCGAATACATTGAGGGCGCGGTCCTGCTTTCGCCCCCGCTACACCGTGCGGACGAGGCGGACCTCGACTCCTGGGCCGCCGCGGGGTTGCCGCTGCGCGTCCTCGTACCGGAACACGACGACTACCTGCAGCCCGAGGAAGCGGCACAGCGCTTTTCGCGCGTGCCGCAGGCGGAGGTGATCGGCGTCGACGGCGCCAAGCATTTATGGGTGGGGGAAAAGTACGTGAGCCGTGTGCTGGAGGAAATTGCCGGCGTCGTTCTCGGCAAGCCCATCACTCTGCCGAACGAATGGAACGGCCCGACGGCGCGCGCCCAAGACTAA
- a CDS encoding ABC transporter ATP-binding protein — protein MTSQPVAPDSSDRDTVAGRSALALRGLAKRFGDKIAVNGIDLDVPVGSFYGLVGPNGAGKTTTLSMATGLLRPENGQAWVHGVDVWQNPLKAKKLMGILPDGVRLFDRLTGEQLVTYAGLLRGMDREEVTSRVGDLLRALDLTNDAGTLVVDYSAGMTKKIALASALIHAPRLLVLDEPFESVDPVSAANIRDILSSYVASGGTVIVSSHVMDLVQRMCDHVAVIAAGTVLAAGTVDAVRGEASLEDRFVELVGGRNTAEGLAWLRTL, from the coding sequence ATGACTTCCCAACCTGTTGCGCCAGATTCGTCCGACCGGGACACAGTGGCGGGCCGGTCCGCGCTCGCACTGCGCGGCCTCGCCAAACGCTTCGGTGACAAGATTGCGGTCAACGGCATCGACCTGGACGTTCCGGTAGGTTCCTTCTACGGGCTTGTGGGACCAAACGGAGCAGGAAAAACCACCACGCTGTCAATGGCCACGGGTCTTCTTCGTCCCGAAAACGGGCAGGCGTGGGTGCACGGCGTCGACGTCTGGCAGAACCCGCTCAAGGCGAAGAAGCTGATGGGCATCCTGCCGGACGGCGTGCGGCTCTTCGACCGACTCACGGGGGAGCAACTGGTCACCTATGCGGGACTGCTGCGCGGAATGGACCGCGAGGAGGTGACTTCCAGGGTAGGTGACCTGTTGCGTGCGCTCGATCTGACCAACGACGCCGGCACCCTGGTGGTCGATTACTCGGCAGGCATGACCAAGAAGATTGCTCTGGCGTCCGCGCTCATCCACGCGCCGCGTCTTCTGGTCCTGGATGAACCGTTCGAGTCGGTGGACCCGGTATCTGCCGCGAACATCCGCGACATCCTGTCGAGTTATGTCGCCTCCGGCGGAACCGTTATCGTCTCAAGCCACGTCATGGACCTGGTGCAGCGCATGTGCGACCACGTCGCCGTGATCGCGGCGGGGACAGTGCTCGCCGCCGGAACAGTGGATGCCGTCCGTGGAGAAGCCAGCCTTGAGGACCGCTTCGTTGAACTGGTCGGCGGCAGGAACACCGCGGAGGGGTTGGCATGGTTGCGCACCTTGTAA
- a CDS encoding AI-2E family transporter, whose product MSEHKEVPIGEPLPRPASSVNQATDSSEASVAAPRVEVRKRGLGFAMARLRRVVPVAQPRPRFEFPPERNGDVPVDESVSISDDRLKFGGAQPRSMRQHPIHFGFMASVGAGLALLAYFMITNVGQLLVWIGAALFIALGLDPIVRWLEKRHVPRPAGITVALLLLAGIIAAFFATLIPTIVSQTTQLVERAPGYIRDFLNSEFFRNIDQQFEVRERVTEEVNRFFANSEAVGGIFGGVLGVGTVILNSLFGVLIILVLTLYFLASLPGMKKWAYRLAPRSRRPRVERLSEEITRSVGNYVIGQACVALLNATFAFIFMTIAQVPFSVLLAFVVAMLAFIPLVGALIAAVLVSLVALTAGWQTAVLFAVMYVAYLQLEAYFISPRIMQKAVAVPGAVAVIAVIAGGTLLGVLGALIAIPTAAAVMLLLKEVFIARQDSQ is encoded by the coding sequence GTGAGCGAACACAAAGAGGTGCCGATCGGTGAGCCTCTGCCCCGTCCGGCGTCGTCGGTGAACCAGGCGACGGACTCGTCCGAAGCCAGCGTTGCCGCGCCCCGGGTCGAGGTGCGCAAGCGGGGCCTCGGCTTCGCTATGGCACGTCTTCGCCGCGTTGTTCCCGTTGCCCAACCCCGCCCCAGGTTCGAGTTCCCGCCAGAACGCAACGGTGACGTTCCGGTTGACGAATCGGTAAGTATCAGCGATGACCGGCTGAAGTTCGGTGGAGCGCAACCGCGTTCAATGCGCCAGCACCCCATCCACTTCGGCTTCATGGCCAGCGTCGGTGCGGGCCTGGCGCTCCTGGCGTACTTCATGATCACGAACGTCGGACAATTGCTCGTCTGGATCGGGGCTGCGCTGTTCATCGCGCTCGGCCTGGACCCCATTGTGCGGTGGCTGGAGAAACGCCATGTTCCCCGTCCTGCCGGGATCACCGTCGCGCTGCTGCTGCTCGCGGGCATCATTGCGGCTTTCTTCGCCACCCTGATTCCGACGATCGTCTCCCAGACCACCCAACTGGTCGAGCGGGCACCCGGGTACATTCGTGACTTCCTCAATTCCGAGTTCTTCCGCAACATCGATCAACAATTCGAGGTGCGCGAGCGCGTTACGGAGGAGGTCAACCGGTTCTTCGCGAACTCGGAGGCCGTGGGTGGCATCTTCGGCGGCGTGCTCGGGGTCGGCACGGTCATCCTCAACAGCCTGTTCGGCGTGCTCATCATCCTCGTGCTGACCCTCTACTTCCTCGCTTCCCTGCCGGGAATGAAGAAGTGGGCCTACCGGCTCGCGCCGCGTTCCCGCCGTCCGCGGGTTGAGCGGCTCTCGGAGGAGATAACCCGCAGCGTGGGCAATTACGTCATCGGACAGGCGTGCGTAGCGCTTTTGAACGCGACCTTCGCGTTCATCTTCATGACGATCGCGCAGGTTCCCTTCTCGGTCCTGCTGGCCTTCGTGGTGGCGATGCTCGCCTTCATTCCGCTCGTCGGTGCGCTGATTGCCGCCGTCCTCGTGAGCCTGGTGGCGCTCACAGCGGGATGGCAGACGGCGGTGCTCTTCGCGGTGATGTACGTGGCGTACCTGCAGCTCGAGGCGTACTTCATTTCGCCGCGCATCATGCAGAAAGCCGTTGCCGTCCCCGGTGCAGTGGCTGTGATCGCCGTGATTGCAGGCGGGACGCTCCTTGGGGTGCTCGGGGCACTGATAGCCATCCCGACAGCCGCTGCCGTGATGCTGCTCCTGAAGGAAGTCTTCATCGCGCGTCAGGACAGCCAGTAG
- the atpD gene encoding F0F1 ATP synthase subunit beta has protein sequence MTAQTVENSTDSVAPGATGRIARVIGPVVDVEFPADAIPAIYNALTTEITLNGQTHTITFETSQHLGDNLVRAISLQATDGLVRGTIVQDTGEAISVPVGDGVKGHIFNVLGKPLDVEESALEITERWPIHRKAPSFASLEGSTEMLETGIKSIDLLTPYIKGGKIGLFGGAGVGKTVLIQEMITRVARNFGGTSVFAGVGERTREGNDLWVEMEEAGVLKDTALVFGQMDEPPGTRLRVALSALTMAEYFRDVQKQDVLLFIDNIFRFTQAGSEVSTLLGRMPSAVGYQPNLADEMGLLQERITSTKGHSITSMQAIYVPADDYTDPAPATTFAHLDATTELSREIASRGLYPAIDPLTSTSRILDPQYIGHDHYNTAVRVKQILQKNKELQDIIAILGVDELSEEDKIVVSRARRIQQFLSQNTYTAKQFTGVEGSTVSIKDTIEGFTAICNGDLDHIAEQAFFNIGGLDDVERNWARIQEQSGK, from the coding sequence ATGACTGCCCAGACTGTTGAGAACAGTACGGACTCAGTTGCCCCCGGAGCCACTGGCCGGATTGCCCGTGTCATCGGCCCGGTTGTCGACGTTGAGTTCCCGGCTGACGCAATTCCCGCGATCTACAACGCGCTGACCACTGAGATCACTCTCAACGGCCAGACGCACACCATCACTTTCGAGACCTCGCAGCACCTGGGCGACAACCTGGTCCGCGCTATCTCCCTGCAGGCAACCGACGGCCTTGTCCGCGGAACCATCGTCCAGGACACCGGAGAAGCAATCTCCGTGCCTGTCGGCGACGGTGTGAAGGGACACATCTTCAACGTGCTGGGCAAGCCCCTGGACGTAGAGGAATCAGCACTCGAGATCACCGAGCGCTGGCCGATCCACCGCAAGGCTCCTTCCTTCGCCTCCCTTGAGGGTTCGACGGAAATGCTTGAGACCGGAATCAAAAGCATCGACCTCCTTACCCCTTACATCAAGGGTGGAAAGATCGGCCTGTTCGGTGGCGCCGGCGTTGGCAAGACGGTTCTGATCCAGGAAATGATCACCCGTGTGGCCCGTAACTTCGGTGGTACCTCGGTATTCGCCGGTGTTGGAGAGCGTACTCGTGAGGGTAACGATCTTTGGGTTGAGATGGAGGAAGCCGGGGTTCTGAAGGACACCGCGCTTGTGTTCGGCCAGATGGACGAGCCGCCGGGAACGCGTCTTCGCGTGGCGCTGTCGGCCCTTACGATGGCGGAGTACTTCCGCGATGTGCAGAAGCAGGATGTGCTGTTGTTCATTGACAACATCTTCCGCTTCACACAGGCAGGGTCCGAGGTGTCGACGCTGCTTGGCCGTATGCCCTCCGCCGTGGGCTACCAACCCAACCTTGCCGATGAGATGGGCCTGCTGCAGGAGCGCATCACCTCGACTAAGGGTCACTCGATCACCTCGATGCAGGCGATCTACGTCCCTGCTGACGACTACACCGACCCGGCTCCGGCAACAACCTTCGCGCACCTGGACGCGACCACGGAGCTCTCGCGTGAGATCGCTTCGCGTGGTCTGTACCCGGCAATCGACCCGCTCACGTCGACCTCGCGCATCCTCGATCCGCAGTACATCGGCCACGATCACTACAACACCGCCGTGCGCGTGAAGCAGATCCTGCAGAAGAACAAGGAACTGCAGGACATCATCGCGATCCTGGGTGTTGACGAGTTGTCCGAAGAGGACAAGATCGTTGTCTCGCGGGCCCGCCGCATCCAGCAGTTCCTGTCGCAGAACACCTACACGGCAAAGCAGTTCACCGGTGTTGAAGGTTCGACCGTCAGTATCAAGGACACCATCGAGGGCTTCACGGCGATTTGCAACGGCGACCTCGACCACATTGCCGAGCAGGCGTTCTTCAACATCGGCGGTCTCGATGATGTCGAGCGGAACTGGGCGCGCATCCAAGAGCAGAGCGGAAAGTAA
- the atpA gene encoding F0F1 ATP synthase subunit alpha, with product MAELTINAEDVRNALNEFAASYEPGNAERVEVGRVTSASDGIARVEGLPSVMANELLRFEDGTLGLAQNLDTREIGVVVLGDYAGIEEGQEVHRTGEILSVPVGDAFLGRVVDPLGQPIDDLGEIKAESRRALELQAPGVTQRKSVHEPMQTGLKAIDAMIPIGRGQRQLIIGDRQTGKTAIAVDTIINQKANWESGDVQKQVRCVYVAIGQKASTIAAVRQTLEEKGALEYTTIVASPASDPAGFKYLAPYAGSAIGQHWMYGGKHVLIIFDDLSKQAEAYRAVSLLLRRPPGREAYPGDVFYLHSRLLERCAKLSDELGAGSMTGLPIIETKANDVSAYIPTNVISITDGQIFLQSDLFNANQRPAVDVGVSVSRVGGAAQVKSMKKVSGTLKLDLAQYRDMQAFAMFASDLDAASRQQLTRGARLMELLKQGQYAPFPVEEQVVSIWAGTNGYLDEVPVEDIRRFEGEFLEHLRHKSSVLTTLAQTNQLEDSTVDELKSHIVDFKEGFFGRGHDGPTAGHEEHSALAEDSVDQEKIVKQKR from the coding sequence ATGGCCGAATTGACCATCAACGCCGAAGACGTCCGTAATGCGTTGAACGAGTTCGCGGCGTCCTACGAACCCGGAAACGCCGAGCGGGTCGAAGTCGGCCGCGTAACTAGCGCAAGTGACGGAATTGCCAGAGTCGAGGGCCTTCCCTCGGTCATGGCGAACGAGCTGCTGCGTTTTGAAGACGGCACGCTGGGCCTCGCCCAGAACCTTGACACCCGCGAAATCGGCGTGGTTGTCCTCGGCGACTACGCGGGCATCGAAGAAGGACAGGAAGTACACCGCACCGGCGAGATTCTCTCCGTGCCCGTCGGTGACGCATTCCTTGGCCGCGTCGTTGATCCGCTGGGACAGCCGATCGATGATCTTGGCGAGATCAAGGCCGAGTCCCGTCGTGCACTTGAGCTTCAGGCTCCGGGCGTTACCCAGCGCAAGTCTGTTCACGAACCGATGCAGACGGGCCTGAAGGCAATCGACGCCATGATCCCGATCGGCCGCGGCCAGCGCCAGCTCATCATCGGTGACCGCCAGACCGGCAAGACAGCCATCGCAGTTGACACCATCATCAACCAGAAGGCCAACTGGGAGTCCGGGGACGTCCAGAAGCAGGTTCGCTGCGTCTACGTCGCAATCGGACAGAAGGCTTCGACAATCGCTGCTGTCCGCCAGACCCTGGAGGAAAAGGGCGCCCTCGAGTACACCACGATCGTGGCGTCCCCGGCATCCGACCCCGCGGGCTTCAAATACCTGGCTCCGTATGCAGGCTCGGCCATCGGCCAGCACTGGATGTACGGCGGCAAGCACGTCCTGATCATTTTCGATGACCTCTCCAAGCAGGCCGAAGCCTACCGCGCCGTTTCGCTGCTGCTGCGCCGTCCGCCGGGACGCGAAGCCTACCCGGGCGACGTCTTCTACCTGCACTCCCGCTTGCTCGAGCGCTGCGCCAAGCTTTCGGACGAACTCGGTGCGGGATCGATGACCGGCCTGCCGATCATCGAAACCAAGGCCAACGACGTCTCGGCTTACATCCCGACCAACGTCATCTCCATCACCGATGGCCAGATCTTCCTGCAGTCGGACCTCTTCAATGCCAACCAGCGCCCCGCCGTCGACGTTGGTGTCTCCGTGTCCCGTGTAGGTGGTGCGGCGCAGGTGAAGTCCATGAAGAAGGTGTCCGGTACGTTGAAGCTGGACCTTGCACAGTACCGCGACATGCAGGCGTTCGCGATGTTCGCATCAGACCTCGACGCCGCGTCACGTCAGCAGCTCACCCGCGGTGCACGGCTCATGGAACTTCTGAAGCAAGGGCAGTACGCACCGTTCCCGGTTGAGGAGCAGGTTGTGTCCATCTGGGCGGGCACCAACGGTTACCTCGACGAAGTTCCGGTTGAGGACATCCGCCGGTTCGAAGGTGAGTTCCTCGAGCACCTGCGCCACAAGTCTTCGGTCCTGACCACCCTGGCCCAGACCAACCAGCTTGAGGACTCGACCGTCGATGAGCTGAAGTCGCACATCGTCGATTTCAAGGAAGGCTTCTTCGGTCGGGGCCATGACGGTCCCACCGCAGGCCACGAGGAGCACAGCGCTCTCGCCGAGGACTCTGTCGACCAGGAAAAGATCGTCAAGCAGAAGCGCTAA